Below is a genomic region from Henckelia pumila isolate YLH828 chromosome 3, ASM3356847v2, whole genome shotgun sequence.
acagatatttcaaactcttatgatcagaaaatatttcaaacttctctccgtacaaataatgtcgccagatcttcaatgcaaatacgatagctgccaattcaagaccatgaattggatatctgaaTTAATGTGGTTTCAATTGTCATGAGGCATACGCAACAACATTTCCCCTCTGCATCAAAATACATCTCAAACCTTGGTGAGAAACatgcaataaacaacaaaatcaccagtacctgaagggattgtcaagactggtgctGTAGTAAATCTTTTCTTCAGTTCAAGGAAACTaacttcacaagcttcagaccaaacaaatggtgcattcttctgtgtaagatGAGTAATAGGTTTTGCAATAGACGAGAAGTCTtggataaatcgacgataatatcctgccaagcccatgaaactttgaatttctggcacagatgtcggtctctgccaacttaTCACATCttcaactttacttggatcaacagaaataccaTCTCCTAATATAATATGCCCCAAAAATACCAcctgtttcaaccaaaactcacatttggatagcttagcatacagtttctcttttctcaatgtcttcaaaactgttcGCAAATGGTCAACATGATCACAcaaattcttagagtatatcaaaatatcatcgataaatatgatcacgaagtcatctagatacttttgaaatactctattcattaatcccataaacactgctggtgcattcgttagaccaaaaggcatgactataaattcgtaatggccatacctggttctaaatgcagtcttagggatatcctcatctcttaccctcaattgatgatagcctgatctcaaatcaatcttcgaatatactgacgaaccgtgcaattgatcaaacaagtcatcgatTCTAGGTAAAGGATAGTGATTCTTTACCGTTGATttattcaattgccggtagtcaatacataacctCATCGATtcgtctttctttctgacaaacaataccggagcaccacaaggagaaacactcggtctgatataacctttggcTAACAAATATTCAAGCtgctctttcagttctttcaattcaattggtgccatacggtaaagtgttttcgatatcggctgtgtacctgcCATGAATTCTATgctgaagtctacctctcgaaatggaggcaatcccggaatctcgtcaggaaagacatcagcaaactcactaaccactgacaagtcagccaatttcgggctagtcttcagtatatcaactgcataaatcagaaatccctctgctcctttttgcaacaaatcagtcatagcaagaatagatatcaaaggaattctggcttgtgatcccttaccataaaatttccactcGTCAGCTATCTCCGGTCTGAacctcacaatcttctgaaaataataaactgtagccttgtacttggttaaagtgTCTATACCgagaatacaatcaaagtcggATAATCCAAGCACAATATAGTCTAATTCAATCTCATTACCGTCATATTGCAATGAACAATTTTTTTACTGACTTCAtggatactataccttttcccaaggGTGAAGAAATAGATACAATAGCAGATAATGACTCGacaggtaatgaatgcaatAACGCAAATTGTTCAGAAATAAAGGTATGAGAAGCTCCTGTATCAACTAgtacataagcaggataaccgcAAAGATAACaattacctgctatcacatcatcaggtgatgCCTGTGCCTGCTCCTCTGTCAACGCAAACACTCTAGCTTGTTGTCTCGGAGGTTGACTCACAGTCTGACTTCCTCCTCCTCTACCTTGCTGCGGAGTCTGTGGTTGGAACGAATGAACAAAAGATGTAGATTGAGCCACTGGTCTTGATGATCCTGCACCTTGTGAACCTCCAACACCCCGCTGTGGgcagactctagcaaaatgtTCGGTCTGATTGCAAATATGAAAACTGCCAAACACTCCTCGACACTGGTCTCTGGTATGATGACctccacacttggtgcaatacaccTCAGAACCACTAGACTTCTGTCCAGCTTTAAACGGTTTGGATCCACTCGAACATGATGAACTACCTCCAGACCGCTTAAACTGGTTACTCTTTCCTTTGAAGAAGTTCTTCTTACCACTGCTAGAACCTCCTCCTTCAAATCGTGGTGGTGATGGAATCTGTGGCTGAGCAGCAATTGGTACTTGTATAGCTGGTTCTAGCACAAACAGTGCTCCTCGTTGCCTTAACAACCCAGCTTTAGCCCCTTTTGCACGATCAAGAGCATCGGAAAATTTTTTCAATCTTCCCGCATTCACGAGAGTAAAAACATCTGGATTCAACCCATTAATGAAGTGGtcagcttgagcttcatcactttCTGCTATATGGGGAGCAAATTTCAGCAAACTCATGAATTTAGCAACGTATTGTTCAATATTCAGTTGCCCTTGCTGAAAGCTAGCAAATTCTGCTCCTTTCTCCTTCCTATAAGATACAGGGAAAAAtcgttgatagaaagcagttttaaaaaCAGCCCATGTAATAACCGTACCTCGATGCTCTAGTGCTCTTCGTGTTGATATCCACCAACCTTTGGCAACTTCATGCAGCTGGTGTATAACAAGTTTGACTCAACGATCGCCGGCATAGTCAAGGGATTCAAACAACTCTTCAATATCTTCGAGCCAACTCTCACATTCCACAGAGTTCTCAGTTCCTTTTAGTGTTGGCGGTTTAAACGACTGAAAGCGTTTCAACAGagtttccatcggagtagcagtCATATCCCCCATATCTCTTGAAGTACTACCCTGCTCAGTCCTAGGCATTTATGTTGTCGGTGGCACTATCGGTTCTACTCTTGGTGCTTCAGTTGCTTGTGGCACTATCGGTTCTATGACTGCCTGTTCTGGCAGCGGAACTGTGCCAGTCTGTCTAGTCACTGGTTTTTGAGGCATATCTGATTAGGAAACAGATTAGTACACAATTCAATCTCAGACATAATAAATCTgtttcagtcctcctctgattagcacgATAATGCCTTATCAAGAGATCGAGTTATAATTCAGTCTCAGTccacatgcttccaatcaaatcaaataagcaagtagcatgcaattcttaaagctgtaaatcatttcagataataaacatgcttcaagaataaatcaatcaaaatagaagactcgatctaccccgctcattctAGTTCAGTCCAAGAACTAACATTGCTCTGATACGACCTGTTGTGAAGCATCGGGTttctaatctcattcttagggcaattcgtaattaaaaatcattaataaacaaaggaaggaataagatcaaacaaaaattttttatttttttttcaaatgagGTTGCGCGGGGTCGGTCAAAAAGATCAGACCGTTCGCCCTCCctaacccaactctcgggttgtGAACAAAATAGGCAGCGCTCGGTCCGCTAAAAAGAGTAGACCGAGCACAACACTAGGCTGCCTTTTTCTCTGGTTTTCGACAGCAAAATTTGATCCTTCCAACCCCTCCAATTCAACATAATGATGTCCCAAATCATGtagatgtatatatatatatatataacaagatctaaacatgtttataacAAGCTAAGACATCAAAGTAGAGGTTTGAATCCAACCAAaagcatgaaattatacaaagtgTTCATCAAATCTTTAAGAACGACAACTAGAGTGTTTAATAACATGCTTTCTAGACTAAATATACTTCATTTCACCAacaacaacccgagtccacatatctagactctctcatgagctaccctcgtcgaatttggccagctcctgccccatctgttgccatgcatacatacaaaacaaagaaacagccgaaaacatccggtgagaatacaatctcagtataatcaacatatatacgcgttaaataaaaacatatcgactctaaacatttcaactcgagaatagagtaaatgcatatataaagaattgattcctatcacactcttttccatcaagatttgtatacgatcttgacatggatatccatctatcgtcgtctcatcagactcgaaaataaggtcacctcagaccttggcataagaatcaattcatatctcatataGTATCATATTCAAATAGaaccaaagatccactacctgagatggattgacaacatcataacaaaatcaaacaataaacaagtatgtgattttggcgggacaactcaagaagcttcattctcgagttacaAATCTCTAACTTgtgatgtcgtcttataccttcgtatttctcagttttgaatacttcaaatctaaaatataacaatcagaacattcatatcaaactttattcaagatgatcaatccaaaatctgatcaaactcatcaatataacttcaatacaatcacttcaaacctcaagcaaacttcttcggttcaaagtcggacTTCCTGAGTTGATCGAGCTTAAAACTAATCTGAAACGTAATGATTATGATCAAGAAACATAAGAATACAATCACAAGatcctcagctcaatcataggctatcaaaatgaATTCAAAACCTTaaccggcggcgtagcgattgaaaattgataaccgacgaaatatcgaaatcaTTTTTCAACTCATATGAACATATAACTTATAAAGAGCAGCAACATATCATTATAATCCCATATATCAGCAGGTATGTAACTCGAATCataagctggaaatcataagaacacaaTCGATAGTCGTTCGTCGATTCGGTTTGAAAATAAATGATACAACAC
It encodes:
- the LOC140889398 gene encoding uncharacterized protein; protein product: MGDMTATPMETLLKRFQSFKPPTLKGTENSVECESWLEDIEELKEKGAEFASFQQGQLNIEQYVAKFMSLLKFAPHIAESDEAQADHFINGLNPDVFTLVNAGRLKKFSDALDRAKGAKAGLLRQRGALFVLEPAIQVPIAAQPQIPSPPRFEGGGSSSGKKNFFKGKSNQFKRSGGSSSCSSGSKPFKAGQKSSGSEVYCTKCGGHHTRDQCRGVFGSFHICNQTEHFARVCPQRGVGGSQGAGSSRPVAQSTSFVHSFQPQTPQQGRGGGSQTVSQPPRQQARVFALTEEQAQASPDDVIAGNCYLCGYPAYVLVDTGASHTFISEQFALLHSLPVESLSAIVSISSPLGKGIVSMKSVKKLFIAI